The Pseudomonas sp. Marseille-Q3773 DNA window CAGGTCATTGAGCTGCAACTTGGTCAGCATCACGCACACCTGCAGGCTCGGCAGTGCCGGGTTGGTCAGGTCGCGGTCGGCAGCCCAGGCGCTGACCAGCTGCGGCGCCTGGCTGGCAGCGTGGCGGCCGAGGAAGTCCATGTGCATGGCATAGCCGATCGCCTGCGACTTGGCCGCCAGGCTTGCGCCCGTGGCCAACTGCGGTACTGGCTGTGGCTGCTGCTCACGCACCTGGTGCGCCAGCTCGGCGAAGGTCGAGCCGATCTCGCGCACGCGCTCGCCAAAGGCGCCCACATCGCCGCCCGGCACGCCCACGTACAGGTCGCCGATCTGCGGGTTGCTGTCGGCGGTGAGCACGCGGTACTGGCTTTCGGCCGAGCCATGGTTGTTCACCCCGGCGGGGGTGCGCAGGTGCAGGGCGTAGATCTTGATCTGCTTGCTCAGCGCGGCCTGGCGCACCTCGGCCTCGTTCATCTGGGTGCTGCTGTACGGGTCGTTCTTGCGCAGGGCGCCAGCATCGCTGACCAGCAGGACGATGCGCCCGCCATAGCCCGACCAGTCCATGCCTTCCACGGCCTGCATCACCCCGGCAAAGGCATCCTCATTGAACGAGTGGCTGGAAACGCTGGTGGCCTTGACCTGCGCCGCGGCCTTGAGGAAGCGCGCCGGGTCGCGGCCCTCCTCCAGGCTGACCAGGGTCTTGCTCAGGTAGTCCAGGCCCGGTGTGCGCTTGACGCTGTTGCGAAAGCCCACCAGACCGAAGCTGACGTTGTCCAGTTCGCCGCGTGCGGCCAGTTGTGCCTGCAGTTCGCTGACCACCTGGCGCACGCGGTCGATGTAGGGTTGCATCGACACCGAGGTGTCGACCACCAGGACGATACCAGTACGGAAGCGGTTGTCCGTCGCCACCGCCGCGCCGGCAGCCGTGACCGCCTGGCTGCGGGCGCTGCTGCCAGGGTCGATGGAAGCGACATTGAGCAACTGCACCGGCTGGCCATCAGCGCCGAAGCTTTCCCGGTAGTCGAAGATCGGCATCAGGTAGAACTGGTTCTGTGGCACCGCGCTGGCGGCCGGTTCCAGGGCCAGCACCTGGGGTACCTGGTCGGGCTGGCTCTGCGCCTTGAGCAGGTCGGCACGGGCCTTGCCGGTGTCGTCGAGCAGTTGCTGCAGGTCTTCGGCCTGGCGCATGAACATCACTGGCGAACGGCCGGAACGCTCGGTGAATTTCAGCACCAGGCTTTGCTTCCAGTCGCTAGTTTGTGCCGCCGGCAACCAGCCGTCGCGCTGGCCGCTGCTGGAAGCACCCACTTCCAGCCATGGCTGGCCGTCGATGTCCTTGCGCTGGTACACGTACAGCACCGAGAACGCCGGCAGCGGCTCACCCGTGCTGTAGCCGGGGCGGGCCAGCAATTGCGCTTCGGGCTTGCTCAGCACGCGTTGGAACAGGGTTTTCTTGCCTGGCATCAACAACGGCCGGCCGTCTTCGCTGGCCGCTGGCGGCGGCGCGGTCGGTGGCAGCGGGTCGCTCGCGGTTTGCGCCAGCGGTGGTTGCGCAACCGCTTGCTCATTGCCAGAGCGCAACCAGAAGAAGGTCGCGCCCAGGCCCAGCGCCGCGGCGATGGCCACGGCCAGTATGGCCTTGGCCGGCTTGCCCGAGGCGGGTTGCGGCGGCGCAGCGGGCCGGGTCGGCGCCGGCTTTGGCGCAGGTTCAGGTACAGCGACCGGCGTTGCCGTGGCCTGCGGGATATCGATGGACACTGGTGTCAGCCCACCCAGCTCGGCCTTGCCCGGCAGCGCGACCGGCAACGGCCGGATCACCGTGCTGTCCGCGCTGTCGGCTGGCAGGCGGTCGAGTGCAGCCAGCAACGCCGCGGCATCGGCGAAGCGTTGTTCAGGGTCCTTGGCCAGCAGCCCGCGCAGGATGTCCTGATAGCGCCCATGCTCGATCGGCAGTTCCGGCAACGGCTCGGTCAGGTGGGCCAGCGCAGTCGACAAGGCATCGGTGCCCCGGTAGGGCAGCTCGCCGACGAGGATCTCGTACAGCACCACGCCAAGCGCATACAGGTCGGCGCGGCCGTCGATGTCCATGCCGCGCGCCTGCTCCGGGCTCATGTAGCTGGGGGTGCCGACGGCGAAGCCGGCCTGGGTGAACTGGGTGCGGTCATCCAGCGACTTGGCGATGCCGAAGTCGGAGAGCACCGCCGTGCCGTCGGCACGGAACAGGATGTTGGCCGGTTTCACGTCGCGGTGCACCAGCCCCTGGGCGTGGGCATAACCCAGCGCCTGGGCGATCTGCCGCACGTACAGCAAGCCCTGCTCAGGGGTAAGCCCGGCAGCGATGCGCTCCTTGAGGGTCCCGCTGGGCAGGTACTCCATGGCCATGTAGTACAGCTCGCCGACATTACCAATGTCATGGATGGTGGCAATGTGCGGATGCGCCAGCCGCGCCAGGGTGCGCCCTTCGCGCAGGAAGCGCTCGCAGAAGGTAGGGTCGGCGGCAAGGCTCGCGACCATCACCTTCAGCGCCACCTTGCGCTGCAGCGAGCGCTGGGTCGCCAGGTAGACGCTGGCCATGGCGCCCTGGCCAATTTCGCTGTCGATGTCGAATCCGGGGATCTGCATGTTCAGGGTGCTCTTCAATTCGCCTTCACCACCACGGCGGTAATGTTGTCGGGGGCGCCACGGGTCAGCCCCAGGTGCACCAGGCTGCGGACCACCTGGTAGGGGTCGGCGTGGCCGAGCACGTCGGCGATCTCGTGGTCTTCGGCAGTCTTGTTCAAGCCGTCGCTGCACAGCAGGTAGGTATCGCCGGGCTGTACCTGCACGTTCACCGCCTGCAGTTCGAGCTGGTCCTCCACGCCGATGGCGCGGGTGACGATGTTGCCGCGCGGGTGCACGCGCGCTTCGGCCTCGTTGAGCAGGCCGCTGTCCTGCAGTTCCTGGACGTAGCTGTGGTCATGCGACAGGCGTTCGATGCGGCCATCGCGCAGGCGATACAGGCGGCTGTCACCGGCCCACAAGCCCACGGCCCGGTCGCCGCGTGCGGCCAGCAGCACCACCGTGCTGCCCATCATCGCCACGCCCCGGCGCAGGGTTTCCTCACGCACCACGCGGTTGACCCGGGCCAGTGTGTCGCGCAAGGCCTGGGCGAAATCCTCCAGCCCATCGATGAGCGGCAACTGGCGCAGGCTGTCCACCGCCAGGCTGCTCACGTAGTCTCCGGCGGCATGCCCGCCCATGCCGTCGGCAACGGCCCACAGGCCATCCCAGGTCAGCTCCAGGCAGGCGTCTTCGTTGATCTTGCGGACCATGCCCACATGGCTGTAGCTGGCCGCGCTGTAGTGCACGCGGTTCATGCGGGTTGCGCCTCGCTGCCGAGCAGGAACGCGGCGAACTGGTCGCTGCGCGGCAGGCCCTGGCTACGCAGCAGGCCAGGGGCGATTCGCTCGCTGCCCTGCCCCCACCACAGGCTCATGCCTTGGCAGGCGCATTCGGCCAAGGCCAGTGCCCGGCCCTGCGGGGTAACGCCGTCCAGCCGCTGCAACCCGCCCACGGCCACCCGGGGCCCCTGCAGCAGCGGCCTGGCCTGGCTGAACGGCTGCAAGGCCGCCTCGAAACGCTCGAACGACGCATCCGCTTCCAGCGTGCCCAGCAACGCCGCCTCGACCGCTTCGAACCAGTCATCGGCACCGCCGACGATGCCGGCGAGCGCCACGCCGGGTTCCAGTACCTGCGCCACGCTCAGCGGAAAATAGCGCCCGACCCGGTCGATGCTCGGCATCAGTACGCCGACCACCGCATCCGGGCCACATACCCCGGGTGCCAGGGCAAAGCGCCACAACGGGCTGACCAGGTAGGCCTGTAGCCAGCCCTCGCCAAGCGCCTGCTGGCTGGCCTGGATACCGGCGGCCAGCCACTGGTCCCAGGGCTGGATGAAGGTCTGCGGCAGGCCGCGGCTGACGAAGTCGCCGCGGCAGGCCAGTTTTCCGTAGAAACCGACGTCGTTCACAGATGCTCCGGCAGGCTGAAACCGCTGACCACTCGGCTGCGGAACGGGTTGAAGGCACTGCTGGCGCGCAGTTCATAGGACACGCTGGCGCCCTCCACGCGCAAGCGCAGGTTGAAGCGCTCTGGCGAGCTGCCGGCCACCAGGTCGGATTGGTCGAGCAGGCGGAACCACGCCCAGGGGCCTTCCACCGTCAGCCCCGAACGGCCGCTGGCCGCTGGCGGCGCGATCGACAGGCGGACCACGCCGATGCTGTTGGGGTTGGGCCACTGCAGCGCCACCGGACGGCTCGGGCCGTGGTCGTAACTGACTTGCTGGCCGTCGAGGTCGAGCAGGAACTGGGTGATGCTCGCGTCCATCGCCACCGGCTTGAGTTCGAAACGCACGCTTGGCTGCAGGCCGTTGCCGCTGCGGAAGAAGGCATCGCGGATGGTCGCCGCGCGCTGGAAGGTGTACAGCACGTTGCTGCCGATGCCCAGCTTCTGCGCCGCGCCTGGCTGCCAGCTCCACGGTGTGCTGGAGGTATTGACGTAGGGTTGCAGGTACTTGCGGAAGTAGTTGTCCATCACCCCGCCGACGCCGAAGAACTGGCCGAAGTCTTCCAGCGTGGCGTCACGCGCACTGCCGGCCACCAGCGGGTAGCGGCCGCTGAGCGACTGGCGGTAGACATTCAGCACTTCGCTGGCCCAGGCGGCATTGAGCTGGTTGCGCACCCCGCCCATGACGATGCCGTGGGTCGAGCCAAGTACCGAGCTGACCAGGTTCTGCACCACCTTGGGCTGGCGTGCCGCGCCCAGGGCCACCCGTTGCGCCGCGGCCTGGGCCTGGTTCTTGGCCTCGCCGAGCAAGGCGTCGCCGCTGGCCCCTACCATGGCGCTGACCTGCACGTAGAGCGCATTGAGGTCGGTGAGCAAGCCGTCGATGGCGGCGGGCTGGCCTTCGCCGCTGCCGACCAGCGTGGCCAGCTCGGCGAAGTGCGCGGTCACCGGGTCCTGCGTGCGTGCAGCGGGGCTGTCGACCGGCAGCGGCGCGTCGCCGAGCAGCCCGCCAAGGCGCTGACGCAGCTGGTCGACACCGGCCTGCTGGGCCTTGTCCTGGGCCTTGTCGAGGGTGGTCGGCTGCGCCAGGTTGGTTTCACGGGCCGCCGCCTGCAGCAGCAGCTTCATCGGCGAGGCCGGCCCGGACAACACGCGCAACACGTCAGCGGCCTGGCCGACACTGGTGATCGGCACGAAGTCCAGGTCGTCGAGCAGGGCATCCCAGTGACGGATGTAATCCTGGTAGTAGAGCTGCTGCACATCGTCGGCCAGGCGCCGGGCATCGCCCGCCTCGCCCGGCGCGCGGCCCAGTACCCAGCGTTCCTCGGCCAGGGTGGTGCTCTGCGCCAGGCTGGCGGCGAGGAATACCTGGCGGTAGCCCTGCACGGTGAACAACCCCGGCAGCGGCTCGCTCAGCGGCTTGCCGCTCTTGAAACGAAACACCAGGGCGGCATCGCGCCCGGCAACGTCGCTGACGCGGAAGTCGTCGACCCCGCCGGGCAGCTTCTGGCGCTTGACCCGGTCGTACACCCGCTGGGCTACCGGCAGTTGCTGCAACTGGCGACGGGTATCGTCGATCAGGCGCTGGTCCAGGCGTGCATTCGGCGGGCGTTTCTCGAACAGCGCCGCGAGGTGCTGCTCCAGGGCCTGGCGCAGGTCAGGCGCCAGGTCGCGCGGTAACTGGCGTTCCCAGTCGAGGGTGATCCAGGCCCTGATGAAGTCCGGGTCGTAGTGCTCGGCATCGGCCAGCATCAGGTAGGCCTTGAGGCCTTCGTAAAGGTAGTCGGATGGCCCGCCGGCATACAGCTGCTCCTCGATGCGGGTGACCAGGCGCGGGGCGAAGATGGCGATCAGCAGCTTGCGGTACAGGCTCTGCGATTCGCTTTCGAGCATGTCGCCCTGGTACAGGCCCAGGCCCTCGGCCCAGCTGGGTGGGTCGTCGGCCAGGTGGCGCACGGCGTTGAGCAGCGGCAGTACGTCGACCACGTTGCGCTGCGCGGGGCTCAGGCCTTGCACGCTTTTGCCCAGCGGCTGCAGGCGGCCGTCGACCTCGGCGATGTATTGCTGGTTGGCGCGGTAACTGAGGGTCCACAAGGTGCCGACCAACAGCACCAGAGCCACGCTCAGGGCCAGCGCGCCCCGGGCGATCCAGCGGCGCCGCTGCTCCACCTTGGGGTTGCTGCCAACCAGGCCGCGCTCGGCAAAGGCCACTGCGGTGAACAGCCGCTCGATAAAGTAGCTGCGCCCGCTGCCGCTCTGGCGTGCCAGGTGCGCGCGGTCCAGGCCCATGCTCTGGGCCATGCTGCCGATCAGCCGGTCGATCGGGCTGCCTTCCTGGGTGCCGCTGGTGAAGTACACGCCGCGCAGCAACGCCCGCGCTTCGAAGGCGTTGGGCTTGAAGATGCCGTCGAGGAACAGCTTGAGGTTGCCACGCAGGGCGGCGAACTGCTGCACGAAGCCGTAGATCAGGTCGCGCCGGGCCGGGTCGCGTTCCTGTTGCAGGCGTTCGACCAAGCGCTCGCCGAGGCGCTGTTCGAGCAAGCCGAACTCGTTGTCGAACTGTGCCAACGGGCCGTCACCGCCCTGTTCGGGGGTGTCCAGCGGGAACGTCATGCCCCACACCTGGGCCCGCTCGTCCTTGCCCAGGTTGTCGAAGAATTCCATGAAGCCCGGCACCAGGTCGAGCTTGGTCAGCATCAGGTACACCGGGAAGCGCACGCCCAGCTGGCTGTACAGTTCCTGGATGCGCGCACGGATCGCCGCGGCATGCGCGGCGCGCTCGGCATCGCTGCCCAGCAGCAGGTCGGACAGGCTGATGGCGATGAACGCGCCGTCGATCGGGCGGCGCGAGCGCTGGGTCTTGAGCAGGTCGAGAAAGCCCAGCCAGGCCGCCTTGTCGACCTGGGCGTGGCTGTCCTGGGTGGTGTAACGGCCGGCGGTGTCGAGCAGCACGGCCTGGTCGGTGAACCACCAGTCGCAGTTGCGCGTGCCGCCGACACCACGGATGGCGCCCTCGCCCAGTTGCGCGGCCAGCGGGAAGTGCAGGCCGGAATTGACCAGCGCGGTGGTCTTGCCCGAGCCGGGCGGGCCAATGATCACGTACCACGGCAGCTCGTACAGGTTGCGCCGTTCGTCACCGCCCAGGCGGGCTTTCTTCAGCAGGGCCAGGGCCTCGTCCATGCGCTGGCGCAGCGCCGCCAGCTCTCCGCTGGTGGCCACACTGGCAGGGTCCGGGGCGGTCTCTGCGGCCAGGCTCTGCATGACCTTGGCCGCCTGTCGGCGTGCCTGCACGATGCGCCAGGCGCGGTAGCCGCCCCACAGGGCGAACAGCAGGATGATCAGCAACCAGCGTGGCGTCGGCGGCGCCAGCATTTCCAGCAACGGCCCGACGAACCAGATGATCAGGCTGAGGGCGATCAGGCCCAGCAGCGGGATCACCCAGCGAATGACAAAACTGAAAAACGCCTTCACTCGACGCCCTCCGCCAGAACGGTGATTTCAACCCGGCGATTCTTCGCCCGGCCCTGCGCGGTGTCGTTCGACGCCAGCGGCTCGGTGTCGCTCAACCCTTGGGCACTGAAGCGCTCGGGTTGCCCGGTGCGCGCGGCGAGAATGCCCTTGACCTCTTCGGCGCGCGCCTGCGACAACGCCCAGTTGGACGGGAAGCGCAGGGTGGCGATGCGCTGGTTGTCGCTGTGCCCGGTGACCCGGACGTTGCCCTTGACCTTGGCCAGCGCCTCGGCAATGCGCAGCATCAGCGGCTGGAAATCACCCTTGATGCTGGCGCTGGCGCTGGCGAACAGTTCGTCGCCGCGAATGGTCACCACCGAGCGGTCGACCGCGTCTTCGACGGCGACCCGGCCGGCCTTGATGTCCTCGGCGAGGAACCCGGCCAGACGCGGGCGTTCCACCGGCTTGGGCTGCACCACCGGGCGGTCCATGGCCTGCACCGGGATTTCACCCAGCGCGTGGATACCGCGGAACACCGGCTCGGCATCGGCGGCCAGCTTCAGGCGCAGGCCGAACAACAACAGCAACAGCAGCGCCACGGCCACCGCCAGGCCCACCCAGGGCGGCACGAACTGGGCCAGGCGGTCACGGCTGACCGTCACTCCGCGCCAGTGCGGCGAAAGTTCGCGCTCACGCTCGCCACGGGCGCTG harbors:
- a CDS encoding DotU family type VI secretion system protein, which encodes MHPDDPQANDRTQFMPRPGGRAAPQPAAAAPQQPPLQVPAEPLAPGQGVGLNPLEQAAGPLLALLPRLRNTIAHSAPASLRAQLLAYLRQFETRAEAAGVVRNEVLLARYALCTALDEAVLSTPWGSASDWSRQSLLITVHNEAWGGEKVFQLMEHCLQSPRERLNLLELLYLCTSLGFEGRYRVMNDGRAQLEALRERTAAAIRSARGERERELSPHWRGVTVSRDRLAQFVPPWVGLAVAVALLLLLLFGLRLKLAADAEPVFRGIHALGEIPVQAMDRPVVQPKPVERPRLAGFLAEDIKAGRVAVEDAVDRSVVTIRGDELFASASASIKGDFQPLMLRIAEALAKVKGNVRVTGHSDNQRIATLRFPSNWALSQARAEEVKGILAARTGQPERFSAQGLSDTEPLASNDTAQGRAKNRRVEITVLAEGVE
- the tagF gene encoding type VI secretion system-associated protein TagF; amino-acid sequence: MNDVGFYGKLACRGDFVSRGLPQTFIQPWDQWLAAGIQASQQALGEGWLQAYLVSPLWRFALAPGVCGPDAVVGVLMPSIDRVGRYFPLSVAQVLEPGVALAGIVGGADDWFEAVEAALLGTLEADASFERFEAALQPFSQARPLLQGPRVAVGGLQRLDGVTPQGRALALAECACQGMSLWWGQGSERIAPGLLRSQGLPRSDQFAAFLLGSEAQPA
- the tssM gene encoding type VI secretion system membrane subunit TssM → MKAFFSFVIRWVIPLLGLIALSLIIWFVGPLLEMLAPPTPRWLLIILLFALWGGYRAWRIVQARRQAAKVMQSLAAETAPDPASVATSGELAALRQRMDEALALLKKARLGGDERRNLYELPWYVIIGPPGSGKTTALVNSGLHFPLAAQLGEGAIRGVGGTRNCDWWFTDQAVLLDTAGRYTTQDSHAQVDKAAWLGFLDLLKTQRSRRPIDGAFIAISLSDLLLGSDAERAAHAAAIRARIQELYSQLGVRFPVYLMLTKLDLVPGFMEFFDNLGKDERAQVWGMTFPLDTPEQGGDGPLAQFDNEFGLLEQRLGERLVERLQQERDPARRDLIYGFVQQFAALRGNLKLFLDGIFKPNAFEARALLRGVYFTSGTQEGSPIDRLIGSMAQSMGLDRAHLARQSGSGRSYFIERLFTAVAFAERGLVGSNPKVEQRRRWIARGALALSVALVLLVGTLWTLSYRANQQYIAEVDGRLQPLGKSVQGLSPAQRNVVDVLPLLNAVRHLADDPPSWAEGLGLYQGDMLESESQSLYRKLLIAIFAPRLVTRIEEQLYAGGPSDYLYEGLKAYLMLADAEHYDPDFIRAWITLDWERQLPRDLAPDLRQALEQHLAALFEKRPPNARLDQRLIDDTRRQLQQLPVAQRVYDRVKRQKLPGGVDDFRVSDVAGRDAALVFRFKSGKPLSEPLPGLFTVQGYRQVFLAASLAQSTTLAEERWVLGRAPGEAGDARRLADDVQQLYYQDYIRHWDALLDDLDFVPITSVGQAADVLRVLSGPASPMKLLLQAAARETNLAQPTTLDKAQDKAQQAGVDQLRQRLGGLLGDAPLPVDSPAARTQDPVTAHFAELATLVGSGEGQPAAIDGLLTDLNALYVQVSAMVGASGDALLGEAKNQAQAAAQRVALGAARQPKVVQNLVSSVLGSTHGIVMGGVRNQLNAAWASEVLNVYRQSLSGRYPLVAGSARDATLEDFGQFFGVGGVMDNYFRKYLQPYVNTSSTPWSWQPGAAQKLGIGSNVLYTFQRAATIRDAFFRSGNGLQPSVRFELKPVAMDASITQFLLDLDGQQVSYDHGPSRPVALQWPNPNSIGVVRLSIAPPAASGRSGLTVEGPWAWFRLLDQSDLVAGSSPERFNLRLRVEGASVSYELRASSAFNPFRSRVVSGFSLPEHL
- a CDS encoding serine/threonine-protein kinase — encoded protein: MNMQIPGFDIDSEIGQGAMASVYLATQRSLQRKVALKVMVASLAADPTFCERFLREGRTLARLAHPHIATIHDIGNVGELYYMAMEYLPSGTLKERIAAGLTPEQGLLYVRQIAQALGYAHAQGLVHRDVKPANILFRADGTAVLSDFGIAKSLDDRTQFTQAGFAVGTPSYMSPEQARGMDIDGRADLYALGVVLYEILVGELPYRGTDALSTALAHLTEPLPELPIEHGRYQDILRGLLAKDPEQRFADAAALLAALDRLPADSADSTVIRPLPVALPGKAELGGLTPVSIDIPQATATPVAVPEPAPKPAPTRPAAPPQPASGKPAKAILAVAIAAALGLGATFFWLRSGNEQAVAQPPLAQTASDPLPPTAPPPAASEDGRPLLMPGKKTLFQRVLSKPEAQLLARPGYSTGEPLPAFSVLYVYQRKDIDGQPWLEVGASSSGQRDGWLPAAQTSDWKQSLVLKFTERSGRSPVMFMRQAEDLQQLLDDTGKARADLLKAQSQPDQVPQVLALEPAASAVPQNQFYLMPIFDYRESFGADGQPVQLLNVASIDPGSSARSQAVTAAGAAVATDNRFRTGIVLVVDTSVSMQPYIDRVRQVVSELQAQLAARGELDNVSFGLVGFRNSVKRTPGLDYLSKTLVSLEEGRDPARFLKAAAQVKATSVSSHSFNEDAFAGVMQAVEGMDWSGYGGRIVLLVSDAGALRKNDPYSSTQMNEAEVRQAALSKQIKIYALHLRTPAGVNNHGSAESQYRVLTADSNPQIGDLYVGVPGGDVGAFGERVREIGSTFAELAHQVREQQPQPVPQLATGASLAAKSQAIGYAMHMDFLGRHAASQAPQLVSAWAADRDLTNPALPSLQVCVMLTKLQLNDLQQSLKLIVDAARKTRSSPGDFFNEIASASAYMSRDPGALRKGANLAQGGVLGEYLEGLPYRSKSLSMTEDLWLSLSVAEQEDFIDELDSKIRLYETFHNDMANWVRFGKAEPGDALYRVPLSTLP
- a CDS encoding protein phosphatase 2C domain-containing protein, whose amino-acid sequence is MNRVHYSAASYSHVGMVRKINEDACLELTWDGLWAVADGMGGHAAGDYVSSLAVDSLRQLPLIDGLEDFAQALRDTLARVNRVVREETLRRGVAMMGSTVVLLAARGDRAVGLWAGDSRLYRLRDGRIERLSHDHSYVQELQDSGLLNEAEARVHPRGNIVTRAIGVEDQLELQAVNVQVQPGDTYLLCSDGLNKTAEDHEIADVLGHADPYQVVRSLVHLGLTRGAPDNITAVVVKAN